In Garra rufa chromosome 15, GarRuf1.0, whole genome shotgun sequence, a single genomic region encodes these proteins:
- the polb gene encoding DNA polymerase beta: protein MSKRKAPQETLNEGITDFLIELANYERNVNRAIHKYNAYRKAASVIAKYPQKIKSGTEAKKLDGVGAKIAEKIDEFLTTGKLRKLEKIRSDDTSSSINFLTRVTGIGPAAARKFFDEGVRNLEDLKKIEHKLNHHQQIGLKYFEEFEKRIPRAEMQKMEALILKELDLVDPEYIGTICGSYRRGAESSGDIDILLTHPDFTSQSEKQPKLLHGVVEHLESIGFITDTLSKGDTKFMGVCQLKNEEEDEEECFHRRIDIRLIPKDQYYCGVLYFTGSDIFNKNMRTHALEKGFTLNEYTIRPLGVTGVAGEPLLVDSEKDIFDYIQWKYKEPKDRSE, encoded by the exons ATGAGTAAAAGAAAAGCGCCACAGGAAACTCTGAACGAAGGAATCACAGATTTCCTCATAG AGTTGGCAAATTATGAGAGAAATGTCAACAGGGCCATACATAAATACAATGCTTACAG aaaAGCAGCATCAGTGATCGCCAAATACCCTCAGAAGATCAAAAGTGGGACAGAAGCAAAGAAACTG GATGGAGTTGGTGCAAAAATAGCGGAGAAAATCGACGAGTTTTTGACGACAGGAAAACTCCGCAAGCTAGAAAAG ATTCGCAGTGATGACACAAGCTCATCCATCAACTTCTTAACCAGAGTGACTGGAATTGG TCCTGCTGCAGCCAGAAAGTTTTTTGATGAAGGTGTCAGAAACTTAGAAG ATCTGAAGAAGATCGAACACAAACTCAACCACCATCAGCAGATCGGATTAAA GTACTTTGAAGAATTTGAGAAGAGAATCCCTCGTGCAGAAATGCAGAAAATGGAG GCTCTGATATTGAAGGAACTGGATCTGGTGGATCCCGAGTACATCGGCACCATCTGCGGCAGCTACAGACGAG GAGCGGAGTCGAGTGGTGATATTGATATACTGCTGACCCATCCGGATTTCACCTCTCAGTCTGAGAAACAG CCGAAACTCCTTCATGGTGTCGTGGAGCATCTAGAGTCCATCGGCTTTATTACCGACACGCTTTCTAAAGGAGACACTAAGTTTATG GGTGTTTGTCAGCTGAAGAACGAAGAGGAAGATGAAGAAGAGTGTTTTCACCGCCGTATTGACATCAG GCTTATTCCAAAGGATCAGTATTACTGCGGTGTGTTGTACTTCACTGGCAGTGACATATTCAACAAGAACATGAGGACTCACGCTTTGGAGAAGGGCTTCACACTCAACGAATACACCATTCGTCCACTGGGCGTCACTG GTGTGGCTGGAGAGCCTCTGCTGGTGGACAGTGAGAAGGACATCTTTGACTACATCCAGTGGAAATACAAGGAACCAAAAGACCGCAGCGAGTGA